Genomic DNA from Thermodesulfobacteriota bacterium:
TTACACCTGGAACCCGATCGCCGGTTGTCTGCATGGATGCCCCTATTGCTACATGCGGCGCATGGAGAAAAGATTCTCCGGAATCATGACGCCTGTATTCCGGCCCGGGTATCTCGCGGATCCGCACCGCCTTAAAAAGCCGTCAAAAATATTTGTAGGATCATCGGGCGATATGTGGGGCGAATGGGTGGGACGTAATCATATTCAGGCCGTGCTTGAGTCATGCTCCCAGGCCCCTCGGCACACCTTCCAGTTTCTCACCAAAAACCCCGGGCGTTATATGGAATTCCCTCAGATAAATAACGCCTGGTACGGCACCACCTGCGACGGCACCGCACGAACCGAATACAACATCGCCAATCTGGTGTTTGTCGTCCAACACCCCGTCAGGTTCGTTTCCTTTGAACCCCTGCTGGCCCCGGTGAACCCGGATCTGAGCGGAATCAACTGGATCATTATCGGCGCCGATTCCAATCCGGGCGCCTTTAAACCGCCGGTGGAATGGGCCTACCATCTGATCGGCCTGGCCGAAGAAAAATCAATCCCCGTGTTTGTCAAAGACAACTACGGATACCCGGACCGCATAAAGGAGATGCCGGAACATGGCTAAATACAGACCGATTTTCACCCGGATCTGGAAAGATCCGGACTTTGAAGACCTGGACCCGGAGTCAAAACTCATTTTTATTTATTTGTGCACCAATGAGTTGACCACCGAAAGCGGGATATATCCCATTTCACTTAAAACCATTTCAAACGAAACCGGAATCCCTTTGCAAACCGTTTCCAATAGGTTTGCAAACGGTTTGGAAACCGATGGGAAACCGTTTACAAACGATAAAATCAAAAATATTCTATATGACGAACAGTCTAAATATGTTTTTGTGGTTAAATTTAGAAAGTACAACAAGGGCGGCAGCCCATTAAAGATTGAAAAGAGCATTTTAAAAGACTTTGAGACATCTAACTGCACGTATTTATGGAATAATTTTATAAACGAATACCCGGACTATAAAGACAAAATTCTAACCGTTGGCAAACCTATTGCAAACGGTTTGCAAACGGTTCCAGCAAGTGTCACGCCTAATCCTAATCCTAATCCTAATCCTAAGATAGCTTTATTTACTAGCGTAAATAAAGCCCCCGTGACCGGGGGCCATTTTTCCGATCGGGTGGGCGATTATGCCGAACCGATCATCATGCACTGCCGGGAGATTCTAAAACTACCCACCAAAAAGGGCCGGCAGATATTCAATCCGTTTCAGTGGGTCCAGTTTCAAACCAACGAAAACATGCACCCCGGGGCCATTCTGGAAACGGTGGAAGCCCTGGCCAACCCGAAATACTGGAACGGCATCCGTGCCGGTCCCTGGGAATATGCCACCAAGATCATCAAAACCAAAAACGGCAACTGGAACGAACGGGATCATATTGCCGAAAGCAAAGAATTCAAACAACTCTGGATCAGCCCGGAAATTCAGCAGCTGATTAAAGACATCGGGTCATGAATCACCGTGAGCGCATCGAACATATCAGATCCGCCGGCATTGCCGACAACACCGTTCGGTCGTATGAAAGCGATCTGAAATACTTCTGGGGGTGGGTAAAAATCACCCGGGGGGCGGATATCCGCTATCCGGTTTCTCCGGCGCTGGTGGAAGCCTTTGTGCTGGACCACATCGAGGGCCTGGACCACCGCACCGATCGGCTCATGGTGGAACACGGGTTCAAGGACAAATTCGGCCGGCTGCATACGATAAACACGATTCGACACCGGCTGAAAGCCCTGGGCTGGATCCACAGAATTAATAATTTTAGCGATCCGGGCGCTTCAGAGAAAATTGCCGATCTCTTGCGCGCCGCCAAAAGAATTGAATCCAAATCCGGCCGGGTTCCCAAAAAATCAAGGCCGATTACCCAGGACATACTTGAAAAAATGGTTGCACAGATTAATCGGAAAACAAAAACCGGGATCCGCAACGCGGCGATCCTGATGTTCGCGTTTTATTCCGGAGGTCGGCGACAATCAGAAGTTGCCGGGGCAAAATTTGAATTTTTAACGAAAATATGGGGAGGCTACACCTACCTGCTCCACAGGAGCAAAACCGACCAGAACGGCATCGGCCGGAAAAAACTCCTACGGAGCAGGCCCGCCCGGTATCTGACAAAATGGATTAAAGCAGGAAACATCACCGACGGTTATCTCTTCCGGCGCATTATGGGAAACCGGGTCACCGAAAAACCCATCAGCAACCAGGCGGTCAACTATATTGTGAAAAAATATATTGAAGCCATCGGCGAAGATCCCGAATATTACAGCGCCCACGGCCTTAGACGTGGATTTATCACTACTTGTGCCAGGAAGAAAATACCCACCGAAGATATTATGCAACTTACGGACCATAAAAATTTTAATACCATCTATGGCTATTACCAGGAAGATCGGATCAGTAAAAATCCGGCCACCAAATTATATAAATGAGCCTGAAATTTTCTAAAAACGCGAAAAATTTTTTTAACTCAGCCTGGCCGCAAGCCAACGGCCGGCATAAAAACCTGGGTTTTAACAAGTAACGGTTAGTGTAAGTAAAAAAACGGCAAAAAAAGGAAAAAACCATGAATTCAAATCAGGCAATTTTTTTTATTTTTGATGAACTCAGGGAAGGCCAAAAGAAATATCCCGACTGGCCGGAGGATCCCGTACTCGCATCGGCCATTCTTGCCGCGGAATCCAGTAAATTAAGCCAGGCGTGTATTGATTATGCTGATAACAAAGCCAGCGATGAAAAAATGATTAAAGAGGCCGCCCAGGCCGGCGCCGCTGCGATTCGGTTTATAATGAATATGGCGAAATATCGCCGGACAAAACCAGATCAGGATTAATGGAGCAATTATTACTACCGCTTAAATTTCAAAGCTATGAAAAAAAGTTTTCACAACAAAGCGATCAACGGGCGAATGAAATCGCCAACCGGATCCTTGAAAGCATAAAAGAAGAGCCGGAAGAGCTCCAACAGGCGATTGTGTGTGAAATATACTACCTGACCATTTGCGAAAAATTTGATCAGATGCCGCGAATGCTCGTTCAAGGCATGATCGTAAAATTAATCGAACGTTATATTGCGAGGTAAATATGAAAAACCCCTGGTTAAGAAAAGCGCCGGATATCTACCCGGTTGATTTTATTCAATCGGCATCCGTGGAAGATCGTATCAGCGAATTAAGCAATTTTGATGAAGCCAAATTACGCGCCGTGATTGCCTATCCCGGAACACAAAAAACCGTGAGAAGAAAAGCGGAATGCCGGTTAAAAACGATTTTAAAAAATGACACCGTATTTTGAAACAGAAAACGGGAAATTATATTGCGCAGACTGCCTTGAGATAATGCCAAGACTTGAGCCAGTGGATTTGGTGCTGACTGATCCGCCTTATGGTTGTAATTTCAATTTCACAAAAAAAAGAAATAGAACTTCAGTGCTTAGTAGAGGTTATGGGCCGTATAAAACAAAAGATAGAGCTTGGAAAAATATCATCGGTGATGATCAGGAATTCAACCCCTCACATTTATTGCCATATCCAGAAGTAATTATTTGGGGGGCAAATTATTTTTCTCATCGCCTGCCGGTATCAAAAGGTTGGATGATTTGGGACAAAAAGGCTCATACATCATCAGATAATCATGGAGATTGTGAATTAGCATGGACTAATTTATCCATACCTATCAGACGGTTTGTGCATTTATGGCGCGGTGTAATTAGAGCTGGTGAAGAAAATCCCAAAAATGGAGGGAAACTTCATCCAGCACAAAAACCAATAGCTTTAATTCAATGGTGTTTATCTTTTTCAAAAACAAAAGGGATTGTTTTAGACTCATATCTTGGATCAGGAACAACTGCAGTTGCTTGTGAAAGAATAAACCGCCGTTGGATTGGCATCGAGATTAGCGAAGAATACTGCGAAATCG
This window encodes:
- a CDS encoding DUF5131 family protein, producing the protein MLNKQNLNKIDWTDYTWNPIAGCLHGCPYCYMRRMEKRFSGIMTPVFRPGYLADPHRLKKPSKIFVGSSGDMWGEWVGRNHIQAVLESCSQAPRHTFQFLTKNPGRYMEFPQINNAWYGTTCDGTARTEYNIANLVFVVQHPVRFVSFEPLLAPVNPDLSGINWIIIGADSNPGAFKPPVEWAYHLIGLAEEKSIPVFVKDNYGYPDRIKEMPEHG
- a CDS encoding tyrosine-type recombinase/integrase; amino-acid sequence: MNHRERIEHIRSAGIADNTVRSYESDLKYFWGWVKITRGADIRYPVSPALVEAFVLDHIEGLDHRTDRLMVEHGFKDKFGRLHTINTIRHRLKALGWIHRINNFSDPGASEKIADLLRAAKRIESKSGRVPKKSRPITQDILEKMVAQINRKTKTGIRNAAILMFAFYSGGRRQSEVAGAKFEFLTKIWGGYTYLLHRSKTDQNGIGRKKLLRSRPARYLTKWIKAGNITDGYLFRRIMGNRVTEKPISNQAVNYIVKKYIEAIGEDPEYYSAHGLRRGFITTCARKKIPTEDIMQLTDHKNFNTIYGYYQEDRISKNPATKLYK
- a CDS encoding DNA methyltransferase, producing the protein MTPYFETENGKLYCADCLEIMPRLEPVDLVLTDPPYGCNFNFTKKRNRTSVLSRGYGPYKTKDRAWKNIIGDDQEFNPSHLLPYPEVIIWGANYFSHRLPVSKGWMIWDKKAHTSSDNHGDCELAWTNLSIPIRRFVHLWRGVIRAGEENPKNGGKLHPAQKPIALIQWCLSFSKTKGIVLDSYLGSGTTAVACERINRRWIGIEISEEYCEIAKQRIINETRQLKLF